Proteins encoded in a region of the Onychostoma macrolepis isolate SWU-2019 chromosome 20, ASM1243209v1, whole genome shotgun sequence genome:
- the ccr6a gene encoding C-C chemokine receptor type 6a, translating to MNEFENSTVDFNDFNDFNDFNDSDIYGEIVEPCAVDRRQDIENFLQLFVHPIICFAGFIGNALVIVTYALYKRTKSMTDVYLLNVAIADILFVVALPLIIYSERHDWSMGNLSCKLLRGIYSMNLYSGMLLLACISGDRYLAIVQARRSFRLRSSTLLYSHLVCAAVWLSALLLSLPTFIFYERYQPGPSESSMISSDDRTHVCFFMFKSNETARVMKTVVPSSQVALGFFLPLLIMGFCYSSVIVTLLRAKNFQRHKAVRVVLTVVLVFVICHMPYNIALLYYIINMFELQECSHEESVALTMTITKSLAYLHACLNPLLYAFIGVNFRNHFRKILRDIWCLGKNYMSARRSSRATTEMYISTRRSMDGSYNENGTSFTM from the coding sequence atgaatgaatttgaaAACAGCACCGTAGACTTCAATGACTTCAATGACTTCAACGACTTCAATGACTCCGACATATATGGTGAAATTGTGGAGCCATGTGCAGTGGACCGCAGACAGGACATTGAGAACTTCCTCCAGTTATTTGTTCACCCCATCATTTGTTTTGCGGGTTTCATTGGCAACGCCCTCGTGATCGTGACGTATGCTCTCTACAAGCGAACCAAATCCATGACTGACGTGTATCTGCTGAACGTGGCCATCGCTGACATCCTGTTTGTGGTGGCACTGCCTTTGATTATCTACAGcgagcggcacgactggtccaTGGGGAACTTGTCTTGCAAGCTTCTGCGTGGCATCTACAGCATGAACCTCTACAGCGGCATGCTGCTCCTGGCTTGCATTAGCGGAGATCGCTACCTTGCCATTGTACAGGCCCGCCGGTCCTTCCGGCTGCGTTCAAGCACTCTGCTTTACAGCCACCTGGTCTGTGCAGCCGTCTGGTTGTCAGCCTTGCTCCTGTCCCTTCCCACCTTCATTTTTTATGAGCGTTACCAACCCGGCCCATCTGAATCCAGTATGATAAGCAGTGACGACAGGACGCATGTGTGCTTTTTCATGTTCAAGTCGAACGAAACGGCACGTGTGATGAAAACTGTGGTGCCCAGCTCTCAGGTTGCGTTGGGTTTCTTCTTGCCACTGCTAATCATGGGATTCTGTTACTCCAGCGTCATTGTCACCCTCCTTAGGGCCAAGAACTTTCAGAGACACAAGGCAGTGCGTGTGGTCCTCACTGTGGTCCTTGTGTTTGTGATCTGCCATATGCCTTATAACATAGCACTGTTGTATTATATCATCAACATGTTTGAACTGCAGGAATGCAGCCATGAGGAGTCTGTCGCACTGACCATGACCATCACAAAAAGCTTGGCGTACCTGCATGCTTGTCTCAATCCCCTGCTGTACGCCTTCATCGGAGTGAATTTCAGAAACCACTTCCGGAAGATCTTACGGGACATCTGGTGCTTGGGGAAGAACTACATGTCAGCGAGACGGTCCTCTCGGGCCACCACTGAAATGTACATTTCCACGCGACGCTCCATGGATGGCTCTTACAATGAAAATGGCACTTCGTTTACCATGTGA